In the genome of Bombyx mori chromosome 13, ASM3026992v2, the window CAGCAACCTTAGTTAAAACAGAGGACAGCGCAATAGGCCTATATGAGGCAACATCATTGGTAGGTTTGTTAGGTTTTTTAATCGCTATAACTTCTTGTGACTTCCATGTTTCAGGAATATTACCTGTGACCATgactgaatttattaaatttaaaaaatacattaaagcaCTATTACCAAGATGAGATAAAAATGAGTACATAATACCATCCTGACCTGGAGATGAATCTTTAACATGTGAAAGCACACCTTTTAATTCATGTAGTGAAAAAGGAGAGTTTAAAGAGGAAGAGTCATCTGTCAAAGATGATTCTAAAGGAAAGTAGATCGATTCATCAACTGATGGAGGAGCTAATCTGTCTAAAAAGGCATTTGTTAAAGAAGGGGGAAGTGAAGATGATGATAAAGATTCTTTGAAAGCAGACCGAAATCGTTTAATACTGCGCCAAACTTCTGTAGGGCACGTAGAAGGAGATAAAGAAGTACAAAATGTTTTCCAGCCTTCCTGCTTTTTATCTCTGAGGAATTTACGTGTAATACAAATAACTTCATTGAGAATATCTAAGTTTTCATTGGACATGTCCTCAGCATAGACTCTCTCAGCTACCTTTCTTTTACTTACAGCATCCATACATTCTCTATCCCACCATGGAGGATATGGAATCTTATTAGATGGATTTCGTTTAACAGAAAAAATCTGATCGGCGGATTCTATTAAACATGTAGCCAAAGCTCTAGAAGAATTGGTCTCATCACCGCTAACTAATTCAGgcaaatcttttattttagatTCGACAAGGTTCTTAAATGCAGACCAATcagcattatttaatttatatttcacacGAGGTTCTCGTTTTTGATAAGGAGGGCGTCTAATAGGAGAGGATATGATAATCGGGAAATGATCACTGCCAAAAGTAGATGATGAGGTGTACCAAGAATGAGAAGAAGCAAGATCTGGAGTACAAATTGATAAGTCAACTGCACTAGGCTTCTCATTAGGCTTTGTGCGTCTGGTTGGTGAGCCAGTATTAAGTAAACACAAGTTTTGTAAATCTAATATTTCTACTAAATGTACACCATTGGTGTCAGTGGTGCCACAACCAAACATTTGGTGATGACAGTTAAAGTCACCTAATAGTAGGAATGGATCACTAAGTGAAGAGAGTAAATTATTAATGCTATTGAGAATAATAAAAGAGGAACGAGCGAGATAAATGGAAACtatagaaatattataaattttgatgccGACAATATTAATGGCATCATTAGAGATTAATGAAGAAAACGATATTCTAGAAAAATCAATTGAGTTCCTGATGAGTAATGCTACACCACCATAGCCATCGTATCTATCATCACGTAAGCAGGTATATCCAGGGACCTTAAATAGGTATCCTGGCTTTAACCACGTCTCAGATAATGCGACAACAACAGGAGaatgtttatttaacaaatatattaaatcatgtTTCTTTGGAACAATACTCCTGCAATTCCATTGAATTATTTTGCaatccattatttttattaacattaattgattttattttttcattaatagaGGCAACGTGGGACGGTTTTAGTAAGTTTGAGTttattaaagtacttaataaagctAGTATCATTTCTAAGACATCAGAGTTTTCTTCCTCTTTACTTTTATCTACCAGAGCACAGCCATTTTTAGGCTCTGAAACCTGGaaatcttttaataaatttttatgaacAACACGATCATAACCATATTGATGCTTAGGAGGAGAGCGAGGTTTTAAAAATACTGTCTTTTTATAagatgaattaataaaattgttacgaGATGCAGACTTCGGTGTGGGAACATATGCAGGTTTCGGTACTTCTGGAATTGTTGAGCTTAGTGCATCTGCGTATGAAGGCTTAACAGAAGGAAAACATTTACTGGCTTCTGCGTAAGACATGCAGCTCTGAGCCATTTTAAGTTTGATTTCTGTCTGTCTCACAAACTCTGGACATGACTTGTCTATCGCTGAATGAGACCCTTCAACTTTACACATTACACAGTATACAGGATCTTCATCTGACCTGTCACATGAGACACCTGCATGTTGACCTCCACAGTTATAACATATTGGAGTCTTAGAACGACATTGTACTTTGGTATGACCATAACGACAGCATTTATAGCATTGTATTGtaggaaaaatatatatctctACTGGAAGAGCATTATAGCACATAAAAATCCGTTTTGGTAAAACTTGCCCATCAAACGTTATTACAACGGATTCAGAGGGTTTCCAAGAAACCGAGTCATTAATTTTCACCTTGCGATTCAAACgtcttattttaagtattttgccGCAGCCTATAGGAACGGATACATTTCGTTGAACTTCCTCTACACTCCAATCTACAGGGACCCCACGAACTAGCCCCATTCTTGTTATGTTGAAAGTCGGAATGAAGGCTTTTAACTTTTTCGTTTCCAAAAGATTGCAGTTAAGAAAGTTATTGGCGTCTTTATAATCGGAAAAGCCAACTACGCACCTATTTCTTCCTATACGCTTTACACTACCGggaataatattttcaaatttgttcTGCTTTAAAAAATTGCCGAAAGTTATAGGATGGAGAACGGTCCCGTCATCAGGTGAACTTTGTATACGTTGAACGTGTATCAAATAAGGGGAAACATCAGTAAGAACATATTCAGTCCGGCCGATCCAACGGGAGTCTGTATTGGTTACTGTAGTTTTCGTGTTATTTGAATTTCCCGCGTTAGAGTCTTGAGAGATATTTGAATTTCCCGCGTTAGAGTCTTGAGAGATATTTGAATTTTCCGTATAAGATGTTGATGGTTGAGAGGACGTTTTATGtgagttaatattattttgcgaGTGTGAAGATGACGTCGATTGAGATATAGGTTTAGAACTTTTAGAAgtaatcttttttattaaaattgactcATCTTCCATATTGCATAAACTTTCGCACTGACAGTAATCACCGCTAGAACCACCTTTCTTATTTCTCCTTTTCGTACACTGCCGACAAAGGCGTAGATAACGTGTTCGTTTACGACTTCCTTCACCTGTCTGAGATGATAACGAACAATCCGTATCCATTTTATCAAATTCATCTTGTGAAACAACAGTTACATATGATCCCACGGGGAGATTCAGGCCAACATAGCCATCATCCCCCCGATCGAGATCGGGGGGCTCGttcatacaatatttacaaaaattacaaaaacttaccAACTATACGATGACACTATACACAAATATGATACAAAGATTACATATATTACAAAAACTTACACTACCAGCTTATCCTCCGCGttttaactataaaattaaattaaattttcaccaCCGTGAAAAATACGTCTACCATAAACGAAGTTTCCCGCGCTTTTTTcgggtttcctacttcagtgggcAGATAGCTGATTTAGACAAATGTCAACATTCAACAAATTGAATGACACTTTCATCGAATACTCTTGTGCTTGCAATTTAAATTAGCGAACTTTGAACAATTCAAAAGCTCTGCTTCAGGtggattaaattaaaacaataatatattgtaaCATGAGAACATGCCGGTAACAAGAAAGAAGGTTATAAAAACAGTGTACAAACATGAAGATAGTGATGAAGAAACCGGTGATTTTAGTGACTCAGGGTCAGAAGCGCACATTTCTGATGTGCCAAGCTCTGAAGATGAAGCTGAGGAATTACCAGAAACGTCTGAAGATGAATTTGTCACAAAAACCAAAAAGAACGCCACGAAACCTAAACCATCGAAGAAACCGTTCGCCAAAAGATTAattagcaaaataaataaacaatctcTCGAAATGGAAAATACATCTCCAACGATCTTCACAGTTAAAGACCTTACAGATGAAGATAAACTTCTTCCACCCATACTCAATTTATCTGAAAGTGGTCAGTAACTAAATCTCGATTGTTCTCTTTCTATACTTTAAACCTctacctttatttaaaaaagtattcagtattcataagaaaatattttaaacttttttccGATTAATCTACTTAATTCCGACATGGGacctttaaattttttaaataaagtataactgaGTATGTAATAAAATCTACAGTGCACTAAATCAAGGATGTGACTAAAACGGTGGATATTAGTTTTTGAcacatattacattatttttgcaACAATAACAAGCCACAATGCAAAAGTAGCCAATTAATGAAAAAAGGTTATTGTgtgaaaaaatctttaaaaaaatacattttaagctAACCTAATAAAATACTACGATTTCAGATAGTAATGATGAAGAAACTCCAAAGGTAGCTGTGAAAAAATTCACACCTCCAATAGCTGATGTCAGAGAACAAACCACTGACAGTGATGAAGGCTCTCAAATGAATTACAAAGATGTAAGAcatattttagttaactttttatAAAGAcaacaaataatgaaaaaacCCATGAGTTAGTGACTGCTTTATTTTGGTGCTGAAGACTTGCActctacatatttttatttcatgtctCACAGGGTAATTATGTCCTAATAAATGGAGCTTGTTTCACTCctttaagtatttaaaaacaTCACACCACTTAAAAGTGCTTGTAGATTTCTGATAGAGCCGGCAACTTATCAACTTAAAATGCTTTCTTGTGTATGAGGGTAAAGCAGCTTGTCCAAATCTCTTCAGGTTTCCAACTGTCTTAGGTCATAGGAATATATGAAGCACAGTTAAGAGAGTAATCCTCTACCAACCATTTCCCTCATTTTATGGAAGGAGATGACTATAAATGAGATCACAATATATTAGATTCCCACTATTATGTTCCCCATAACTTGAATTCACTGTATATTTTGCAGAGCTGTCTTTATTACAGAATATTTTCCTTTTTCATTGCAACAATACTGAACATGTATAAGGTTTATACCATATATTATACCATATCAAATATGTCGATATAAAAAAGACATCTGTAAAGGTTTTAAACCACAGTCCAATCACTAGAATACAATACAGAAAAGTGAACAGCTTCTTATTTTTAAACTTGGAAACTACAAACAAGATTTGCAGTGCCAGTTGGTACTGGATAGGAAAATGATATGAAAATAGGAAAATAGACACAAATAGTGTTGTCCAAGGCCACTAGTAGGAATGTGTTATTTCTGTGCTTGTGTGTTTACCTTAATTAAATGTAAGCAGATGATGAGGTACGATTAATCCTTTTGGTCCGGGACCTAAGAGTTCGATCCCCACACAAGACAGAACCTTGAAGAAGTAGTGGATTTATTGCAGCGAACACTGATTATCATCGAGTCAGTGAGACGAATTGACGACTCAGTCTCGGCCCTCTTGGTACAGCGGCCCATCAAGACTACCAAGCGGAGCCGCTGGTTTTCCAAGATACCCTGTTGCACCAGAACCGGCGAGACAGAATTATGCTTGAATAAGTGATTTTTGTTCATATTCTGTATGTCTGTGCATTGTTTGTCAGATAGAATTGAAATAAGTTGCAGTGGATTTTTTAAAGTAGGTTCTATCATAATACAAGAGCTCAAGTCATTTAGAAgcgaataaaatacattaaatgttGCATAAAATTACACTAAACAGCAAATGGATAAGTTTTGCAAACGCCAAATAAATTTtcagcaatattaaaaaattatgccCTCCTGTTTTCCGTTTTTCAGGTTTGGTCACAAAATGTTGATCAGAGTGAGGAAATAGCAAAGAAGGCCTTCATGGAGCTTGaacaacacaaaaataaaatagaagagGTGAAAGAATCAATACAAAACTACAAAGATATTAAGGAAGAAAAAATATCTGATGTAAAAGATCTTTTAGCACTTGGCGAAGAGGCTGCTCCACCTACAGAAGATActgtaaaaaagaaaactaaaccgAGAAGAGTCAAAGATGAGAGTGATTCTGAAATTGAAGACTGGGAAGAGGTCACAGGTATTAAGACAATAAGAGAAtctcaatacaaataaaatttaacagatacatatttatttcattccaaaaacaataattttcgtATTACATGTTTCAACAATTCAATAGAacatttcaatttgttttggtttggaattattcttataattattatcaaatttCAGAAGTGAAAACTGCCTCACAACAAGGTATACAACTTATTGTGAAATTTCCTGAGGCTGGCTGTAAGAAAAAGAAAGCCATTGATGTGGAGATGATgatgaaaagaaaaattaatagaacaagaaaagaaaatcaGATTTATATGCATAAAGTTCATGTACTCTGCTGGTTAGGTTACGGTAATTATGTCAGTCGCGTTATAAACGATCAAGATGTTATGGCTGTAGCCCTTTCTTTGGTACCATCAAAAGAATGTTATCCTAAGGACAGAGTTGATATGAAGTATATAGAACAAATCACAAAATGGTTTCGTGAGAAGTTGAACTTAAAACAAGATAAAAATGAAGATAAATTCAAACCTAAAGCCCCTCCACTAAAAACACTTGTACTAGAACAAATCAACAGAAGAACTGTAACAacaaagaagttttttgtttttgtatttgttgCTTTATTGCGAGCTCTCGGCCTACAGTGCCGTATCATGATGAATTTTGTTACACTGCCTCTAAAACCATCGACATTCGAATTATATTCACTTTCAACAAAAgcaaaagacaataaaaatgaaaaatccaAATCGGAAGTTGTTGAAGAAAAACAACAGAAACACAAAGAAGATAgcgaaaaaaaatctaattctaAAAAACCATCAAAACCGAAAATTCCGCAAGTGGATGGAAATGACGAtgatgaaaatatatttcaaaacataatgCAAGTTGATGGTAATGATGACATCCTTGGCGTCAAAACCAGAAGTACGAGATCTGCAAGAGCTGGTAATGTCAATTCtcttaaaaataaagaagaaactGAAGATGATTTACCTCAAAAACGATTAAAAAAAGACCCTGAACAGTCTACACAAAATCCTTCCCGAGGTGATAGAAAGCAGACTAATAGATCATTAAAAGGTGTAAACAGTAAACATGGAAACCCTACAAACGTTTTGATTGatgaaaataatgataatattgcAATGAAAAGATCTACAAAGCTGTTACCAAATCGAGCAATTAAATCAATCATCAGTGACAAATCAGATGGTAAAGAAAAAGACAAAACACCAAAAGAAAATGCTTCTTCAAAACCACAAAGCTGCAAAATTGTACCTAAACTTGAattagaaattacaaaaaagacTCTAGCGAATGCAAAACCAGCCAAAAGAAAAGCAATAAAAGATATTCCCCTTGTGTCTGATGAAAACAAAAAGTCAGTTTCCAGCAAATATTTTCAAACTAACACAGCTACTGTTGACGAAAAGAAAAGCAGGACTTGTAGGAAAAGATCGCACACCTTTGAATCtaataaaacgaataaaaataacagtttggATGTTAAGGAGAAGGTCACTAAAGCAAGGACGAAAAGTGCAATTAATGAAGTAGAAAAAAGCAAATACTTTTGTGATACAGAAATAGAAAGTAAACGATCTAAAGTAACCAGacatacaaggtcaaacaatgtTCAGGTCAAACCTGAGCAAAGAGTAAGTCATAGAGATCTAAAGAAAATAAGTGATAAATCTAAAAATGATGTCACTGAGGACCttgtgacaataataaaaagcagAATAAAAGAAGCTAAGAGTGACTCAAATAAGTTGAGATCAAAaggtcagttttattttttatttcttttaatcgTTATTTCGTccatttattaacaaaatgaaaaatacatttttagcaaaaaaaataaaagaagaatcaGATAGTGACAGTGACCTATTACCAGAAGAGGAAGTTCGCAAAAATATACCAGAAAGTGATGATGATTTCAAACCACCTAAAATTAGTCCTCGACCCAGTACAAGTAAGAAAATAGATCGTCGTGTACTTTCCTCAGATGATGAAAAACCTAAAAACAAAATCGACATTTGGTGTGAGATTTTTGCTGAAGAACTTGAACAATGGATATGTGTTGATGTTGTTAGTGGAAAAATACATGACACAGATACAATTTATGTAAGTGTTACATTTAAGCCAACTCCCTTGCTTTGTTCGTTTGCATAAAATATTAAgagcaaaaaaaatgtattgactCTATATGCTATAAATATCTTGGTTAGGCTATGCATACatcgttttttcttttcttttaattcaGTTATTGTAAAAgtatacaaaatgaaaataaaagcaacggctagtttaaaaatttaattaagtagtTCATTCTCAACAATCTGAAAGGGCACGTTATGAGAGTACATATGCAtggtttttactttatttacatGCTGGTAATAACAAACAGAGCGTTAATGCCATTGTCATTGTAAAATGATTTGACTTCGgcagaaatttatattttggtaAAGCAAGGGAATATTGATTTTCAGCTTAATAAATACTAGTACCTATGTTGTGTTGTTAAAAGTCTAGTATGgaattacataatttaaaaactacaacaGTAAAATGATTGCATTTAATTCCTAGACTCGTGCTACGCACCCGGTGTGCTATATTGTTGGCTGGGACAACAACAATTATTTGAAAGACTTGACTAGAAAATACGTGCCTCACTATAATACGGTGACGCGAAAATTACGAGCCGAACTGGATTGGTGGGAAAAAGCTCTAAGCCCGTGGGTTGGACCTAAGACTGCACGggacaaagaagaagatgaatatataaataagatgCAACTTGAAGCACCTTTGCCGAAAAGTATTGCCGAGTAAGAAATTTACAATTACATACCATGCCTACATATTAGTATAGTATCCATTAAATGTAATTTAGCCCACACGTGCTTTTAAGtaactcaagcaccggtcatcgttctcgtcgaacccgtcgcttgtgacgaagggctcggcgagtgaattaacccacagccacagcccactgagtttttcgccggatcttctcagtgggtcgcgtgtccgatccggtggtagattctgcgaagcacggctcatactagggttcgtgttagaaacgtcgtcagatttgagccccgtgagctcaactacttgttaaggttacgctgaatagcctctcaaggctatcagcttaggtaggaaaaaaaaagtaatttgtgGAAACATgaagtgtaaataaaaattactatcTAACATGTAATtaataacaatttcaatacaaattATGTAATACCTCTCAGTCGTGTATATGTCGTGTTTATAGGTACAAGAATCATCCTCTGTATGCTCTAAAAAGACACTTATTGAAGTTCGAAGCTATGTATCCATCAGACGCGGCAACATTAGGATTCGTACGCGGCGAAGCGGTATACTCCAGGGACTGCGTGTACGTATGTAGATCACGAGATCTGTGGCTTAAAGAGGCCAAAGTTGTCAAACTTGGTGAAAAACCTTACAAAATTGTGAAAGCGCGGCCGAAATGGGATAAGgtaagtttcaaattaatccagttaaaatatgttttcttcataactatagtccccggcacgtaacttagcaagagtcgctagatgcgcagaagtcgttttttaggtctctttggttgtcaatgcggggaaagacgtagcaccgttccgagcgcgcgattggtgagtcagtcgaccttcccctcccgcaccgcgtccacgttccgttcgctcccggttacacatgcgcctactaaagttgtaggaaccctttgtttatattgagtttttgttacgagttgttattattgttttaaatttagtttttgttacgagtgttattgttttaagtttgtttgcaatgccaggaccgaataccaatgaccatatagtcgattcagtcactgagcgttttattatttacgccagtgacgacagcgactcttcgttacgtcgacgatgaggagccaactccttccaccagctcaggtgctaccataaatttaatccaaggggtagcactattagaaaatgatagtgacgacggcgacacataatttttaatattaagtatatttttttaaataaactttttaacttttaattgtattttatttataacacctaatacgcttcacgaattcctctcttttctttaactttcttctaaacacacaggcttaaaaataaattatggcaaataaaaaatttaataaaattaaattaaattatatgcgggcaataaaagtgaccatttttttgttgcaatgtgcattatgcgcgacattacccccactacaccaaaaccttgccaacttacgtgtcGCTTACTATACCATTTGTTTACTAATTCTTTATTTGGGTACATGCAGTGTCTTCACCAATATTCTTTATCAGTAAAACAACAATATTACccttgtagtcgtcgtggcccaaaagataagacgtccggtgcattggtattttgagatgcaacggtgttcgaatcccgtaggcgggtaccaatttttctaatgaaatacgtacttaacaaatgttctcgattaacttccacagtgaaggaatagcatcgtgtaataaaaatcaaacccgcaaaattataatttgcgtaattactggtggtaagacctcttgtgagtccgcacgggtaggtaccaccgccccgcttgtttctgacgtgaagcagtaatgcgtttcggtttgaagggtgaggcagccgttgtaaatatactgagaccttagaacttatatctcaaggtgggtggcgcatttacgttgttgatatctatgggctccagtaaccacttaacaccaggtgggttgcgagctcgtccacccatctgatcaaaaaaaaaacctctgttATATGATACTCTCacagatatttaaaaattttccaAAGGCCCGCAAGTCTCAAGATAGGCAGCAGTACATATGCTGTATGCAACCCCAaaagaaaattacaaattaaatgtgaataaattatACCCACGATTCTCTTTTCagttatcaaatacattaatcAGAGATAAAGTTCTGGAATTGTATGGACCATGGCAGGTTCAAGACTATGAACCACCTGTAGCTGAAAATGGAATAGTGCCTCGGAATGCTTATGGAAATGTAGAACTGTTCAAGGAATGCATGTTACCTAAAGGAACAGTGCGAATTAAATGTTAGTAAGAATATTACTCAGGATTCTGTAAATTATAAAACGGATCGAATACTTCATATCAAGAGATAATATTCTTTCATCTATCTGTATAGAAGGGGCTGGGTGATGTTTACCCAGCTAAAAATGATTACTATAATATCAATTTTCTAAGTTAAACATAACATAATTAACATAGGTTCTGAAGCTCTAAAGCTTTGTAATCTAAATTGGAGGCAGCAGATAAACGCCCTCACCCCACATCACACGAGTTTGTTGACTCAGTGTGTCAGCTGATGATAATGTGTATCAAATTGCATATAGTAGTACCAAAAACCATAGTAGAATCTATTTTTTCGGTCTGTCTTACGTTAAGTATTCTTAAGAATCACGAGTGATGTAATAGTCTTGGTTCATGAGACCCACCGGTCCGAGTATCTATAATGTTAGTATTTTGCCCATTCTAAGCCACTTAATAATTCACCCGATGATCAAAATTTGACCATAGTTACAGACGCCTCAAGATTTAAATTCGCGTAAATGCACtacgttttattttgttaacattGTTAAAAGAGAGAATGGTTgtggaaaaaaacaaaaaatttcattttacagtTTTATCTTTAAATATAGGTTATggataacataatttttttatactctTTGTATAAgacaatttattttatctttaaataaaGGCTATGGATAACATAAATGTATACTCTTTTTGTATaagacaatttattttattttcaatcgaTTCAATTAAAATCACCTTTACATATTATAGTATATCACATAGTCAAGACGTTCAAGATATTTGTTGAtatgaatttacttttaatttttagtacCTGGTTTAAATAGAGTGGCAAGAAAATTGAACATAGACTGTGCACCAGCGATGACCGGCTTCGACTACGACGGTGGCTGGTGTCATCCTGTTTACGACGGCTTTGTTGTTTGTAAAGAGTTTGAGGGAGTGCTCACAGAAGCCTGGGTCCAGGTATGTGAAAATTGTTCAGTTGTTAAGCTACGCTCAAATATCCTATACTACAAAACGGAACGCTTGTTCACTAAATAATTGGAGAATatgaagcggtaggcagcggcttggctctgcccctggcattgctgaagtccataggccacggtaaccactcaccatcaggtgggccgtatgttcgtttgcctacaaggggcaataaaaaaaaaacttatcagcTTTCAAATGGAGATTGACAACACCAAGCCGTGCACAACA includes:
- the Rad4 gene encoding nucleotide excision repair protein (The RefSeq protein has 4 substitutions compared to this genomic sequence) — protein: MPVTRKKVIKTVYKHEDSDEETGDFSDSGSEAHISDVPSSEDEAEELPETSEDEFVTKTKKNATKPKPSKKPFAKRLISKINKQSLEMENTSPTIFTVKDLTDEDKLLPPILNLSESDSNDEETPKVAVKKFTPPIADVREQTTDSDEGSQMNYKDVWSQNVDQSEEIAKKAFMELEQHKNKIEEVKESIQNYKDIKEEKISDKHKEDSEKKSNSKKPSKPKIPQVDGNDDDENIFQNIMQVDGNDDILGVKTRSTRSARAGNVNSLKNKEDTEDDLPQKRLKKDPEQSTQNPSRGDRKQTNRSLKGVNSKHGNPTNVLIDENNDNIAMKRSTKLLPNRAIKSIISDKSDGKEKDKTPKENASSKPQSCKIVPKLELEITKRTLANAKPAKRKAIKDIPLVSDENKKSVSSKYFQTNTATVDEKKSRTCRKRSHTFESNKTNKNNSLDVKEKVTKARTKSAINEVEKSKYFCDTEIESKRSKVTRHTRSNNVQVKPEQRVSHRDLKKISDKSKNDVTEDLVTIIKSRIKEAKSDSNKLRSKAKKIKEESDSDSDLLPEEEVRKNIPESDDDFKPPKISPRPSTSKKIDRRVLSSDDEKPKNKIDIWCEIFAEELEQWICVDVVSGKIHDTDTIYTRATHPVCYIVGWDNNNYLKDLTRKYVPHYNTVTRKLRAELDWWEKALSPWVGPKTARDKEEDEYINKMQLEAPLPKSIAEYKNHPLYALKRHLLKFEAMYPSDAATLGFVRGEAVYSRDCVYVCRSRDLWLKEAKVVKLGEKPYKIVKARPKWDKLSNTLIRDKVLELYGPWQVQDYEPPVAEDGIVPRNAYGNVELFKECMLPKGTVRIKLPGLNKVARKLNIDCAPAMTGFDYDGGWCHPVYDGFVVCKEFEGVLTEAWVQEQEEQEKREREKTEARVYGNWKKLIRGLLIRERVKDKYGFEKLSASQPTKGKGKAPRFVVKKK